A stretch of Mesorhizobium sp. M2A.F.Ca.ET.046.03.2.1 DNA encodes these proteins:
- a CDS encoding sugar ABC transporter ATP-binding protein, translating into MNPVPTAMAAPPAVPFVAANAISKSYGGAQALRGASLSVLPGEVHGLVGANGAGKSTLIRILAGVTQPDTGEIAIEGRPVAIVSPHAASGLGMSFIHQELAFVPDMTVLENIMLGLPKKTTRLGLVDWSAIQRDVAPIIERVGITAPLDAAAKSLSTAENWLISIARALVWKARLIVMDEPTASLSAGECRKLFSIIRGLSAAGVAVLYVSHRLDEILDLCSRVTVFRDGRSVAVLDGSGLTRRRLVQEIVGGAVEQLPKSREATGGEIVLSVRGLRRLPRVEEASFDLRRGEVLGLAGLVGAGRSELARLLYGADGPHAGTMTIEGRPFVPRTPAGAVRAGMGLVPEERRTEGLLLGKSIAFNLSLGNLTPLLASPVLPFISLRKRARLAQATIRDLSIKASSPEQPVGRLSGGNQQKVVIGRWLRSKPKVLILDEPTRGVDIGARGEIHRLIRELAGLGMAVLVISSEPDELPDLCDRVLVMAEGRIVRELTGRDLTRNAIIEASYAATEERVPA; encoded by the coding sequence ATGAACCCAGTCCCGACAGCGATGGCGGCGCCGCCGGCAGTGCCGTTCGTGGCGGCGAATGCGATCAGCAAATCCTACGGAGGAGCGCAGGCGCTGCGCGGCGCGTCGCTCTCCGTGCTGCCCGGCGAAGTGCATGGGCTGGTCGGCGCCAACGGCGCCGGCAAGTCGACATTGATCCGCATCCTGGCCGGCGTGACCCAGCCGGACACGGGCGAGATCGCCATCGAGGGCAGGCCGGTGGCGATCGTGTCGCCGCACGCGGCGAGCGGGCTCGGCATGAGCTTCATACATCAGGAGCTCGCCTTCGTGCCTGACATGACGGTGCTAGAGAACATCATGCTCGGCCTGCCCAAGAAAACGACGCGGCTCGGCCTGGTCGACTGGAGCGCGATCCAGCGGGACGTCGCGCCGATCATCGAGCGCGTCGGCATAACCGCGCCGCTCGATGCCGCGGCCAAGAGCCTGTCGACGGCCGAGAACTGGCTGATCAGCATCGCCCGGGCGCTGGTGTGGAAGGCGCGCCTCATCGTCATGGACGAGCCGACCGCTTCGCTCTCGGCAGGCGAGTGCCGCAAGCTCTTCTCCATCATCCGGGGGCTTTCGGCGGCGGGCGTGGCGGTGCTCTACGTCTCGCACCGGCTGGACGAAATCCTCGATCTGTGCAGCCGCGTCACCGTTTTCCGCGATGGCCGGTCTGTTGCGGTCCTCGACGGCTCCGGACTGACCCGGCGCCGGCTGGTCCAGGAGATCGTCGGCGGGGCGGTCGAACAGCTGCCCAAGTCGCGCGAGGCGACGGGCGGCGAGATCGTGCTGTCGGTGCGGGGCCTGCGCCGCCTGCCGCGCGTGGAGGAAGCAAGCTTCGACCTCCGCCGCGGCGAGGTGCTCGGGCTCGCCGGCCTTGTCGGCGCCGGGCGCAGCGAGCTCGCGCGACTGCTCTACGGCGCCGACGGGCCCCATGCCGGCACCATGACGATAGAGGGAAGGCCGTTCGTCCCGCGCACGCCGGCCGGCGCGGTGCGCGCCGGGATGGGCCTTGTCCCGGAAGAGCGCCGCACGGAGGGGCTGCTCCTCGGCAAATCCATCGCCTTCAACCTAAGCCTCGGCAATCTCACGCCTCTCCTCGCCAGCCCGGTCCTTCCCTTCATCAGCCTGCGCAAGCGGGCGCGGCTGGCGCAGGCGACGATCCGCGACCTGTCGATCAAGGCCAGTTCGCCGGAACAGCCGGTCGGGCGGCTCTCCGGCGGCAACCAGCAGAAGGTGGTCATCGGCCGCTGGCTGCGCTCGAAGCCGAAGGTGCTCATCCTCGACGAGCCGACGCGCGGCGTCGATATCGGCGCGCGCGGGGAAATCCACCGTCTCATCCGCGAGCTCGCCGGACTCGGCATGGCCGTGCTCGTCATCTCGTCCGAACCGGACGAGCTCCCCGATCTGTGCGACCGGGTCCTGGTGATGGCGGAAGGTCGGATCGTGCGCGAGCTCACCGGCCGCGACCTCACGCGCAACGCCATCATCGAGGCAAGCTATGCCGCAACCGAGGAAAGGGTTCCCGCATGA